Sequence from the Serinus canaria isolate serCan28SL12 chromosome 24, serCan2020, whole genome shotgun sequence genome:
TGTGATGTAACTGCAGGCAGATGGCAACAAAAGACTTGCATAAGCTGCTACCCCCTATTATTTACTCTTGCACATTGCCCTGCTTCTCTAGGAGGGACCTCAGCATCCCTGGCATCCGTCAGTACATAGACACTgatgtaattttgtttttccctagGGTTGATCAAACTGGTGTCCAAGCACCGAGCCCAGGTGATTTACACCCGGAACACAAAAGGTGGAGATGCgcctgctgcaggggaggacGCGTAGGGAGGTGAGGCTGGGTGCTGAGGAGTTGAGTTGTGCTGTCAGGAGCTAATGCACAGCTGTGCAATGTGTAATGGACAGCTTCCACATGCCTGTGGTGGGCTCTTCTTCCACAGAGTATTTTGTTCTCATCCTAAGTAACTTCCTGGGGGAACATTACTGGAAACATCAGCTTTCcacaattaaattaattaaatttctgattttgtccCTGTGCTCAGTGGATGGGGAAAGTATCATTTGTTCCCCTCTCTGTGGGTGGCAGGGCAAATGGGCTCttgtcctccctgctcccacatgGCACCATGGCCAAGTGTTCCTGCTGGGATAAAACTGTCAGACTGTTTGGTTTATGCTAGCCTGATTTTACCTGGTTTTCTGATTGGGGACTTCTTGTTTTGCAGGTTCTTCAGTGTCTTTGTCAACAATGTGTCACTCATAGATGCACACAATAAAATTATTGATTATAATTTTTCATGATTTTTCACAATGTATATGTTTCCTTACTGATGCATTATTTGAAGTGGATTCTGGTAGAGGTTATGGCTGTTGTGCTGTACCAGCCAGTTTTTGTCTTTATTAGTGTTACAAATGTGTTGCTGAAATGGAAGTGTGAAACTTCTAGAGCAGCCAGTGATGTTAGACAATGTAAAGGATGAatgttaaaaggaaagaaagcaatatAAGTTTGAATGAAATTATCAAACACCTGGCATTAGCTGCCTGCAAGGTGGGCCCTGGGTTTGAAATGAGTTGCAGTTGGTCTACAAACAaagaggcatttaaaaaaaaagtttatttcttcaAACATTCTTCCTTTAGTGGGATGTGCTACGTCAGTATTAGCCACTGGCATCACTTGCTGTACAGAGCAGGATTTCTGATAGGGAAGATATGGCATCCACAGGAGCCTGTCCTTGCTGGCAGGACCTGACTTCATGTGGCTTTAGATGTGATGCTCAGATGAACACTCTGACAGGGTAGTCAGCAACAAAACTGCAGTTACCTACAGTCAGCCTTTCCACAGCAGAGTTGAGTGTCTGGTGTCCCTGATCacctttgtttcttcttttctcctgatTCAGTTCTAAACTGATGCctgaaagaaagcacagaagtCAGAATGCAGTAGCCTTTAGACCGATATAATGAACACTCCTTGAAAAAGTAAGAAAGTGCTGTGTGTAGTGTTCTAGCATGGAAGCTCTGTCAATATTTTTGTTACCTCAGTGAGTGGTAGCTCCAGCTAGCTGACAGAGTTCTGGCACATTAAAAGGCACCAGTGGGACAGTATGTGGGTCTGAAAGGTGAGCCAAACAAAACAAGGCAGATGCCTTCATGTGTGCAGCCTTAACAGCCGTGAGCACGCTTCCTCGCAGGCCAtggtgctgctccaggacaAGAATGATACTCTGCCTGGATTGAGCACTGTGTGGCAAAACTTGTATGGAAGGATGTCTAGTTATGCTTGCTGCTACCTCAGAGCCTGCTCCATGAATAGCTTGCATGGACAGAAGCCCCACACTCTGCCCCGGCATCCATCTGCTGCGCTGAAGCTCACCGGGactgccacctcctgccatgaTTCCACACGCGCCCAAAGGAAGGGAGCCAGCTGTCATTTGTTTGAGAGGTATGGTCAAAGTTGGCACCAACACGTTCCACTGGGAgctttttcagcttctgcttctcctctggaaaaaaaaaatagaattttgagtggtttgggttggaagggagcttaagGATCACATTGCTGCAACCCCCTGTAGCATGGATGGGGATACTTtcccctagaccaggttgcccaAAAGCCCAAATACTTTGTTCAGCAAAAGTTTTTCAAATTGCTTTTGGTTCTCTAGCATGTTAAACTGACTGTAAGGTTAACTAAAAGATGTGCAAGCTGCTCACTGTGTTTGAGAAATTCCTCATAGGAAGGTCCAATTTGTTTACTTCCATCTTCTTCATCTGTTAGCCACGGAGGTTTTGCTCCTAGAAGTCACAGGGAATATTTACTTAGCCCCTGAAGTTACCCTAAAATGTGACAGAATGAAAGTGTCCCTTCTTCCCCCCGTCTGCTGCTTGTGCTACCAGGCACATGACCAAGTGCACTCTAGGTGTTCAGAAAAAAGAGCTGGCCATGGCAGATCACACCTCAAATCATACACtcgctgcagcagcagcaccaacagGGTTTACTATGctgatgtgttttcttttctagtaTGTCAAATATTGTCAAGAGTTGCCACTACATGCTTATGCTGCAACTGCTTCAAAACTGCTTGGACATTTGCAAGCCATGAGGTAGCAGGCTGGTGAGTCATGATGCAGGTGCACTTACCTGTGTggacatttccttttccttctgtttcctgtTAACAGGAACATAAAATGCTTATGAGAATCTTGTGTTTAGGAGTATCTCTGAGCAGAAGAGCACTGTCTTTATTCCCTTCCAGAATCAAGTTCTATtagaaaaaggcagaggaaagctcatctcttcttttaaagagttaggtggtttttttccccatggtaTATTAAAGAATGTTTGCTTAATGAAAGTTAAACCTAGGTAACTGAACCTGGGCTAGCTGCTTGCCCAAATCCAcaaagtgtttctttttgtgATGGAGACCACCCCTTGTTCTGCTTTGTGACGTGCTGTAGGTGACTTGCAGTTAATTCAAAGTCACATTCGCTAGCCAGTCATCCCTACCTGGTAGCCAATGAAGGTCAGAACCTTGCCCGATTCCAGCCAGGCTAAATCGGGTCCTATCTGCATTCCGCTTGGGCCAGGCTCTTCTGCACCACAAGGGCTGTCCCTGAAATAAGAGGCCAGCACTTTTACTGTAGAGCATATAAAATTTTGCAAAAGCTTTGCAAGACCCAGGTAATGACAGTGTTGGGTGCTTTGCGCATGCGTGTATCAGTCACTGCTGAAGAAAGTGGTGCTCACCGTTCAGCTCCTGCGGGGAGCCTGTAGACAGAAGGTTCTGCACAGAGTTCTGGCTCTGGTTGAAGCTGAGTGTAATTCAGGAAAAAGGAACAGTATGTCTGGTACTGAGCACAGCCCCCACCCGGCCGCCCCTGGCCCCTCCCGGGGGCCAGTGGTGCGCGGTGCCGTGCCCGTTCCCTCCCagggtgcagccagggcaggataCAGCTCACCGACCTGCAGCGCGGCTTGCACCGTCTCTCGCTGCCGGCGCTCGGCCTCCCGGATGTCAGCCGCCATCTGCGGGGACAGAGCGATGAGGCGGGGCCAGCGGAGGCCGGGTCCGGTGCGGGGAGGTGACCGAGGGTACCTGGAGGATGCGCTCCTCCTCCCGCCGCTGGTGCTCGGCCAGCGCCTGCTCTAGAGCCTGCGCGAACCGCTCGTACTCCTCGGCCGGCACTAGGCACTGCTCCCGCAGCGCCGCCTCCGCCCGGTTCTCCCGCCAGAACCGCGCCGTCTCCCGGCAGTGCTCGGGCCTGCGGGACACCGGGACAGCATCAGCACCGCCCGAACTCGGCCAAGTGCCACAAAAGCCCGGCATACGGCAGCATCAGCCCGCCCCATTCCTGCCCACGCACCCGGCCAGGTGCCGCAGCAGCCCGGCGTGCAGCAGCGCCAGCCCTCCGCGCCGCCCGTGCCGCCGCACTCCGTGCCCGCAGCACGGGCACCACACGCGCCCATCGTGCTCCGCCGGGTCGTAGCGCCGCAGGGCCGCGGCCACATCGGCcacggccgccgccgcccgcgccgccgccgtcgcctcctgcagctgggccagcGCCTCCCGCAACCGCCGGCGATGCCCCGCGCTGTACCGGTGGCGGCGGCCCGTGAAGGCGCTGCGGCGGCACAGCCCGCAGTAGTGCACGGCCATGGCGCCCGGGCCGCGCGGCGCAGGCGCGGGGCGAGACctggccccgccccgccgccggccgcaCCCCTCCCGGTGCCCCGGGGCtggcccgcgccgccgcccgcccgtGCCTCCGACTGGGGCCCgtatccagagaagggcagcgAAGCTGGGGCAGCGTCTGGCCGTGTGTCTTACgaggagcggctgagggagctgggattgtttagcctggagaaaaggaggctcaggggttatcactctctgcagctgcctgaaaggaggctggagCCACGTGCGGGtcggtctcttctcccaagcaaTCAGGGAGAAGACAAGAAGACATAGTCTTAAGGTGTACcgggggaggtttaggctggacattaggaagaatttattcagaAAAAGGGTGATTAGACACTgaaatgggctgcccagggaggtggtggagtccatccctggaggtgctcaaggagagactggacatggcacttagtgccacGGTCTAGTTGGCATGGTAGTCTTTGGTCctaggttggactcaatgatctcggaggtcttttccaacctcattGATTCTGTGACTACTGCAGTGACTTAGATGATATTAGCTAcacaccctgccctgtgcagtgcaaaacagggagagagaaggagaaagttGCAACTGTTACTTGGGCCATAACaactgctgggcactggtgctgctgcctcagtcATTATCCACGTTAAGCTGCAGGTGTGGTATTGCCGAGCAATGAGATACTGTGCTGAGGGCTCTGTGGTTAATGTAGCTTATCTTGTTTGTCTCATTAGGTTGGTTTCTTTAGAATGGTTTCTTGTCTGGTCTGGTGACCTATCCCTGCTTGTTGGGGGCATCGCCACATGGTATGGTGTCATCTCCTAGACCCAGTGTCCTGATGACTGGGTACTGGCTTGATTTGTGTCATGGATAGATGTTTGCAATACAAACTCATCCTGTTCACCCATTCACCATCACTCTTCTGCACGCACAGAGGGGAGATGGGTGATGGGGACGGAAACAGAGCAGCTACAAACCAAAATCACATCCTTGGCTTAGTACCAGCAGGAATTAGATTTCAGACTCTACATATGTTGAGCATTGTGTAGGAGGATGGAGGTTATGCTTGTAGTGAAGGAGTGCATCATGGAGTTGCTGCTCGTCTGAACAAGGAGACAGAAAGAGGCTGCTTTTGGCAATTGCTGGAAAAGATTGTGCCATAATGTTAGTGCCATGGTGCTGAGAGAATCTCAGCATAGGAGTGAATTCTGTGACCCTTGCATCAAAGGTTTGGCTTTGagttatttggggtttttttctgtatgatGAAAGAAAAGGTAAAGGTGCTTTTTCCCACAGCAGGTTTGCTCTGCTGGGCTTGGGGACAAATATTCCTGCACTTTTTGTTGTCACTATTCTCACCCTTTGTGTCTTTTGAGAtgagatgctgaaaaataagtCAAACACGAGACCAAGcttttcttgaaaagaaaatcttcttCTCAGAGAATCTAGGATGCTCAGTTTTGCCTCTTCAATAGTATGGGAGTTTGTACTGTATCAAGGTTTGCTTAGTTCTTGTTAGGCAATCCACAAATATCAATCAGTATGATCTTGGTTTTGCTAGGTGCAAAATACTACAGTCACATGGCTTTTCCACCTTGTGTGACAAGGAAGCTGAAAACAGAGGGGGGACAAGCTGGAGGTGCCTTGGCTCAGGACATCTGGATTCTTCAAAGCTAGCTCTTTTCAGGTGAGTGTTACCTGCACAGAAGCCAATTGATGAGATAGTTTAACTGAAAATAGGTCTTGCCTACTTCTACACATTTGCAACCAAAATGTGGGAAGTTTTGTAAATCTGCAGGTTGGGATCAAGGGCAGTTCTTGTTCTTTGCTGAATCCCACCTCCTGGcacttcagaaaaacatttcagatttgAGTCTTAACTGTTGAGTGTGCTCAGTTGCTTCTCAGGGTGTCTGacttctgtgtgtgcatgtaagGTGTAGGTATATGCCTTCAGCCATGTCTTCATGTGAATGTGCTTTTTGGGGTCTTCTCAGTGAGCCAGAGACTgaattttctcctgtttttgcAAAATGTTTGGTGCAAGCTGCCCTGAAGGTAGGGCAGCTCTATAACTTGGCTTCCGATTCAGAGTTGTTACTGGAGTCTGGCTTGATGGCTCTGGCATTCCTCAGCCCCTGAAAGCTTTGAA
This genomic interval carries:
- the CENATAC gene encoding centrosomal AT-AC splicing factor isoform X2, producing the protein MAVHYCGLCRRSAFTGRRHRYSAGHRRRLREALAQLQEATAAARAAAAVADVAAALRRYDPAEHDGRVWCPCCGHGVRRHGRRGGLALLHAGLLRHLAGPEHCRETARFWRENRAEAALREQCLVPAEEYERFAQALEQALAEHQRREEERILQMAADIREAERRQRETVQAALQLQPEPELCAEPSVYRLPAGAERDSPCGAEEPGPSGMQIGPDLAWLESGKVLTFIGYQETEGKGNVHTEEKQKLKKLPVERVGANFDHTSQTNDSWLPSFGRVWNHGRRWQSRHQFRTESGEKKKQR
- the CENATAC gene encoding centrosomal AT-AC splicing factor isoform X1, with protein sequence MAVHYCGLCRRSAFTGRRHRYSAGHRRRLREALAQLQEATAAARAAAAVADVAAALRRYDPAEHDGRVWCPCCGHGVRRHGRRGGLALLHAGLLRHLAGPEHCRETARFWRENRAEAALREQCLVPAEEYERFAQALEQALAEHQRREEERILQMAADIREAERRQRETVQAALQLQPEPELCAEPSVYRLPAGAERDSPCGAEEPGPSGMQIGPDLAWLESGKVLTFIGYQETEGKGNVHTGAKPPWLTDEEDGSKQIGPSYEEFLKHKEKQKLKKLPVERVGANFDHTSQTNDSWLPSFGRVWNHGRRWQSRHQFRTESGEKKKQR